TGCTGGTCCGGGAGATCTACATCGTCCGGCAGGACCAGCACTAGCACTGGGGGAAGCCTAGGCTCCGGCAGTCGCCGCCGGACCGTCCCATTCCTGCGGCAGCTCCGCACGGTCGGGGTCGGGACTGACAAGGGCCACAATGTCGTTCAGCACCCGGGCCGCGTACTTCTCCCCCACCCAGAGGTGCTTGGCCCCGGCCACGCCCACCACGCGTGCCTGGGGCACCAGGCTGAAGCGTTCGGTTGCCTCGGCCGGCTGCAGGAAGTCGTCATGCTCCGGTACCAGGACGGTGAGGGGCTTGCCCGATTCCGCCCACATCTGCAGGTGCTTGTCCGTGGCGCGGTGCAGCGGCGGCGAGAGCAGCACCGCACCCTCGATTTGTCCGGCCACCGGTTCCACGGCGCCGTACATCAGCGCCAGCTCGGTCCCGAACGACCATCCCACCAGCCAGCGGTTTGGCAGGCCCCGTTCGACGGCGAAGCGGACGGCTGCTTCCACGTCGTAGCGCTCGCCCACTCCCTCCTCGAAGGCGCCGCTGCTGGTGCCGCGCGGCGAGGCTGTGCCCCGGGTGTTGAAGCGCAGCACCGCGATGCCGGCCAGCGCCGGCAGCCGGTAGGAGGCCTTCCGGTAAACGTGGGAATCCATGAAGCCGCCGTGCGTGGGCAGCGGGTGGAGCGTGATCAGCGTGGCCTTGACCGGCCCCGACTCGGGCAGCGCCAGCTCCCCCACCAGCGTGTGGCCGTCCTCTGTCTGCAGCTCGATGTTCTCGCGCCGGGCAGGCAGGACAGTGGAGGCACGGATGGGAGCGGGGCCCTGGGTTGGGCTGAATTCGTACGACGCCGGATCAAAAGTCATGCCTGCCAGCTTAGCGACAGCGGAGGTTCTTCCGCCGCGCCGGGTCAGCGGTAGCGGTAGCTGCGCGTCATCCAGCAGTTGGTGTGCCAGTGCCGCCGTTCCGCGAGGCCTGCGGCAGCTCCAAAGAGGTGGTCATCCTTCCAGACCACCAGGTGGGCGATCCCGGGCAGTACGGCGGTGGAGCATTCCGGGCAGATGTAGGTCTTTTCGGCATTTTTGGCGGTCATGGTGCGCACCATCCACTCGCCGTCGGGAGCGCTTTCCCGGCGGGCGATTCCAGCCCGGGCACGCTCAAGGTCCAGTTCGGGAACGTCCGCGCTGCCCTTCCGGCCTGCGCCCCGGCCCGAAACAGGGCCCTTGCCGGAAGCGGGACGGCGGGGACGGTTGGAACGCGGCATGTCTCCATTCTGCCCCAGCCGGTCCGCACGCCGAGCCTAACCGTGGTGCCCCCGCCCTTCCGTGGCGTCCCTGCCGCTCCGCCCGGCCACCCGGCGTCGACCATGGTCTGCCGGAGCCCACGCGATAGTCTGTACGGCGTGCGACTCGTCATAGCCCATTGCTCCGTTGATTACGTTGGCCGGCTAAAGGCCCATCTCCCCCTCGCCACCCGGCTCCTGCTGGTGAAGGCGGACGGCTCCGTGCTGGTGCACTCCGACGGCGGTTCCTACAAGCCGCTGAACTGGATGAGCCCGCCGGCAACCCTGCGCGTTACATCCCCGGACGAAGTGGACCTCGAACTGGGCGTGGTGGAGCAGTGGACCGTGCAGTCGGCCAAGACCGATGACCGGCTCATCATCAACATCCACGAGAAGGTCAGCGAGTCCTCCCACGACCTAGGCGTGGACCCCGGGCTGATCAAGGACGGTGTGGAAGCGGACCTGCAGCGGTTGCTGGCCGACCAGATTGAAACGCTGGGCCAGGGCTACTCCCTGATCAGGCGCGAGTACTTCACCGCGATCGGCCCCGTGGACATCCTGGCCCGGGA
This region of Arthrobacter sp. DNA4 genomic DNA includes:
- a CDS encoding alpha/beta hydrolase is translated as MTFDPASYEFSPTQGPAPIRASTVLPARRENIELQTEDGHTLVGELALPESGPVKATLITLHPLPTHGGFMDSHVYRKASYRLPALAGIAVLRFNTRGTASPRGTSSGAFEEGVGERYDVEAAVRFAVERGLPNRWLVGWSFGTELALMYGAVEPVAGQIEGAVLLSPPLHRATDKHLQMWAESGKPLTVLVPEHDDFLQPAEATERFSLVPQARVVGVAGAKHLWVGEKYAARVLNDIVALVSPDPDRAELPQEWDGPAATAGA
- a CDS encoding ATP/GTP-binding protein; protein product: MPRSNRPRRPASGKGPVSGRGAGRKGSADVPELDLERARAGIARRESAPDGEWMVRTMTAKNAEKTYICPECSTAVLPGIAHLVVWKDDHLFGAAAGLAERRHWHTNCWMTRSYRYR
- the nucS gene encoding endonuclease NucS, which translates into the protein MRLVIAHCSVDYVGRLKAHLPLATRLLLVKADGSVLVHSDGGSYKPLNWMSPPATLRVTSPDEVDLELGVVEQWTVQSAKTDDRLIINIHEKVSESSHDLGVDPGLIKDGVEADLQRLLADQIETLGQGYSLIRREYFTAIGPVDILARDADGATVAIELKRRGDIDGVEQLTRYLELLNRDPLLAPVRGIFAAQQIKPQAKVLANDRGIDCVTLDYDAMRGVDDSESRLF